Proteins encoded together in one Eublepharis macularius isolate TG4126 chromosome 2, MPM_Emac_v1.0, whole genome shotgun sequence window:
- the LOC129323521 gene encoding olfactory receptor 5AS1-like, which produces MAKGNHTTVTEFILFGFTDRQDIKAALFVLFLAIYIATLVGNIGIFVLIWINPCLHTPMYFFLNNLAFLDLSYSSAITPKMLANFLAEKKTISFSGCIVQMYLFASFADAECLLLAAMAYDRYMAICNPLLYHALMSRKLCICLVVGSYFTGSMSSLVHTCFTFRLSFCSSNVINHFFCDIPPLLAISCSNIHINETLLFALCGSIQISTFLVILVSYFCILCTILRIRSAEGRHKAFSTCTSHLTAVALFYGTLLFMYLRPSSSYALDTDKIISVFYTVVFPMVNPLIYSLRNKDVKDALKRTLERNLCCG; this is translated from the coding sequence ATGGCCAAGGGCAACCACACTACAGTGACTGAGTTCATTCTCTTTGGCTTCACAGACCGTCAAGACATAAAGGCTGCCCTCTTTGTGCTTTTTCTAGCCATCTATATTGCCACTCTGGTGGGGAACATTGGCATCTTCGTGCTAATCTGGATCAATCCCTGCCTTCACACTCCAATGTACTTTTTCCTGAATAACCTGGCATTCTTAGATCTTAGTTATTCTTCTGCCATTACTCCCAAGATGCTGGCCAATTTCTTAGCTGAGAAGAAGACTATATCATTCAGTGGCTGCATTGTACAGATGTATTTGTTTGCTTCCTTTGCTGATGCAGAGTGCCTCCTGCTGGCTGCCATGGCATATGACCGTTACATGGCCATTTGTAATCCACTGCTCTATCATGCTCTCATGTCCCGTAAGCTCTGCATCTGCCTAGTAGTAGGTTCCTATTTCACAGGCAGCATGAGCTCACTGGTGCATACTTGCTTTACATTCCGTCTTTCCTTCTGCAGTTCTAATGTCATCAATCACTTCTTCTGTGACATCCCTCCATTATTAGCTATCTCCTGCTCCAACATTCATATCAATGAAACCCTACTCTTTGCTCTATGTGGCTCAATACAAATTAGCACTTTTTTAGTTATCCTTGTCTCTTATTTTTGTATCCTTTGCACAATCCTAAGGATACGGTCTGCTGAAGGTCGCCACAAAGCCTTTTCAACTTGCACCTCCCACTTGACAGCTGTTGCCCTTTTCTATGGCACCCTTCTTTTCATGTATCTACGTCCTAGTTCAAGTTATGCCCTGGACACAGACAAAATAATCTCTGTGTTTTATACTGTTGTGTTTCCAATGGTGAACCCTTTAATCTACAGTCTGAGAAATAAAGATGTGAAGGATGCCTTGAAG